The window CGAATCCAGGCGATGTGCGACCGCCTCGGCTGTGACCTCTTTGCCCCCCTGTGGCAGGAGGACCCGCGAGAACTCGCCGACGCGATGCTCGAGGCCGGGTTCGAAATCAAGATCATCCAAGTCGCAGCACACGGGTTAGACGAGTCATGGCTTGGCCGAATCCTCGACGAAGCCGCGCTCGCCGACCTCGAGGCCCTCAACGAGGAGTACGGCGTCCATATCCTCGGCGAGGGCGGCGAGTTCGAGACACTGGTGGTCGACGGCCCGCACATGGATCGGCGGATCGACCTCGAGTACGAGCGCGAGTGGGACGGGACCCGCGGGCGACTACGGATCACCGAAGCTACTCTAACATAGCGTACTGAACCGCGAGTGAACGGCGTGAACGAGCGGCGTTTTTTGGTCCAGATTTTTGCACCGAGTGGTTCGCTCGCGAGACGAGCGAACCCCGAGGTGGAAAAAGGTGGTTCTGAGACACTGGTGGTCGACGGCCCGCACATGGATCGGCGGATCGATCTCGAGTACGAGCGCGACTGGGACGGAACGCGCGGGCGGTTACGGATCACGGACGCGAAACTGGAATAGGAAGTTACCGTCCTGCGAGCGAGCAAGGCTAGCGAGCGGCGCTTTTTCGCCCGTATTTTTGCGCCAATTGGGTGGGCCGTCCGCCCGCTATCCGAGGCGGAGAAGCTGGGGAGGCGTTTCAATTGACGGCCGAACCTCTTTGCGCGTCACCGGTGACGCCGTGAGTGTGATGATGGAACGCCAACGCGACCTCTTCGCCCGCACGCTGCAGGAACTCTACCACATCGAGCAAGAACTCGAGGAACTCCAGTCCGGTCTAGCTGAGGCTGCGACCGACGAAGACTTAGAGGAGTTCTACATGGCCCACAGCGAGCGGACCACCGAACAGCTCGGCCGGCTCGAGCCGCTGTTCGACGCCACAGAGATCGAGATCGAACCCGGCGTCGCCGACAACGCGGCGTTGGAGGGGCTCCGAACCGAGCGCGAGGAACTGGTACAGGATACGCAGGACCCCGTCGTCGGAGACCTCGTCGAGGCCGAACTGGGCCGGGCGATCGAACGGCTCGAGATCACGAAACTCGAGACGCTGCTCGAACTCGCCGATCGGATGGAACTCCCCGACGAGATCGTCGACCCGCTCGAGCAGACCAAGGCGGAAGCGGAGAACGGTCTCGAGGAACTCGAGGAGTTGACGGCGGCGGCCTAAGCCGACGGTCGCGATCGAACGGAAAGACCGAACTCTCAATCGAGAGTTGCAGTTGAACCGCGTTACAGCGGCAGGGAGGCGAGTCGGGCAATCACGAGGAGCATCGCAAGTGCGCCGATGACGACGAACACGACGTTCTCGAGTTCCGGATCGCCGGGTTCGACCGGCGTCGAGTTGGGCTCCGGTTCGTAGGATTCGTCCTCGTTAGCGGCCGCTCCGGCACCGGTATCGGTACTGCCATCGGCTTCGTCCCGGTCGCGGGAGAGATCGATCGGGATTCGGTCGTCCGGTTCCGACTCGGGGCCCGGTTCGCTTCCGTCCTCGTCCTCGAGACTCGCATCCGCATCCGTATCGCCGTCGGCGCCGGAGTCAGAGTCGGACCGGCCGCTACTGTCGGTGCCCCACGTGTCTGTATCGTCCCACGCACTCGAGCGGTCCCACTGGGCGTCGTCGCCTCCGGACGCGTCGCGATCGCCGGAGTCATCGTCAGCCATACGCCTGGGTAGGGGAGCCCCCGTCAAAAAGCCGCGGTCACGGGAAGTGGCGTGGCGGCCGCGTCCCCACCTCGCCGCCGCGAGTCGACGTGACTACTCGAGCGGATCGGCTCGTTCTTGGGCGGCTCGATCGCCGATGTCGCCGCCGTAGACGACGCCGCGTTCGGCGTCGATCGTCACGGTCTGGCCCTCGGCCTCCTCGGAGACGTCCGCGCCGCTGATCATCGGGAGATCCATCTCGCGAGCGACGAGCGACGGGTAGCCGGTCATCCCGCGCTGGGCGTCGATGATGCCGGCGATCTTCTCGAGGTCGCCCTCGAACTCCTCGTCGAAGTCCGACGGGACGGCGACGATCGCGCCGTCGGGGACGTCCGAGAGGTCGCCGTCGGTCAGGTGGACGAGCGGCCCCGTGGCGCGGCCCTCGACGACGACGCGGCCCGTCGTCAGCGCCTCCGCGGCGACGTGGACCTTCAGCATGTTCGTCGTGTTCGCGCCCTCGAGTTCGGTCATCATGCCACAGAGGACGACGACGGTGTCGCCGCTCTCGGCGACGCCGGCCGAGAGCGCCGCCTGCACGGCTTTCTCGACGACGGCGCCGGCACCCTGATCGGAGACGCGGGCGTACAGCGGCGTCACGCCCCACGAGAGCGCGAGTCGGCGCCGGACCTCGTGGCTCGGCGTCGAGGCGACGACCGGGACGCCCGGACGGTACTTCGCGGTCTTCAGGGCCGTGTAGCCGGATTCGGTCGCGGCCACGACCGCATCCGCGCCGATGTCGCGTGCGAGGAAGCGCGCGGAGCGGGCCAGCGCATCGGTTCGGGCCTCGCCGGCGGCGGGCACGCGCTGCTCTAAGAGTTCGGCGTACTCGCCGGAGGCTTCGACCTCGCGGATGATGCTGTCCATTGCATCGACGACCTCGGCGGGGTGATCGCCGACGGCCGTCTCGGCCGAGAGCATCACGGCGTCGGTGCCGTCGAGGACGGCGTTGGCCACGTCCGAGGCTTCCGCGCGGGTGGGCCGTCGGGCGTGGACCATCGAATCGAGCATCTCCGTGGCCGTGATGACCGGGAGGCCGGCCTCGCGACACTGCCGGATGATCCGCTTTTGAATCATCGGGACGTCCTCCATGGGACACTCGACGCCTAAGTCGCCCCGGGCGACCATGATCCCGTAGGAGGCTTCCATGATCTCGTCTAGGTTCTCGACCGCGCCGGCGCGCTCGATCTTCGAGATGATCGGAATCTCGGCGTCGAACTCCTCGAGGACCTCGCTGACCTCGTAGACGTCCTCGGCGTCCCGGACGAAACTCGCCGCGACGAAGTCGACCTCCTTCTCGGCGGCCAGTTCGAGGTCGCGGCGGTCCTTCTCGGTGACGACGTCCAGATCGAGGTCGACGCCGGGGACGTTGACGCCCTTGCGGCCGGCCAGTTCGCCGCCGGTGTCCACGCGGGCTCGGATCGCGTCGCCGTCGCGTCCGATGACGGTCGTCTCGATGAGGCCGTCGTCGAGCAGGATGCGGTCGCCCTCTTCGACCTCGTCGATCGGCAGGGAGAGGCCGACGCGGTCGGACGACGCCTCGTCACCTTCGACGAACTCGATCTCCGAGCCCGTCTCGAGGGGGACGGTTTCGCCCTCCGGAAGGGGTGCGGTTCGGATCTCGGGGCCCTGCGTGTCGAGCATGACGGCGACCGGCTCGTCGCGTTCCTCGTCGACGTCGCGGACGCGGTCGACGAGTTCGGCGCGGTCTTCGGGGCTGCCGTGGCTGGCGTTCAGCCGGGCGACGGACATGCCGGCGTCGGCCAGCTCGCGGATGGTCCGGCGGTCGCTCGAGGCCGGACCGAGGGTACAGACGATCTTCGCGTTTCTCATGGCCTGAACTAGCGGGGGCACGGCCAAAAAGCCACGTGCTTTGACTTACTCGGATCCGAGTTCGAGTTCCTGCCGTCCTGTGCCACGACAATCGTTTTCCGCGGGACCGGCATCGCTGCACGTGTGCCAACCTACGTCTCCCTCATCGACGTCGAGGACCGCACCGTCCAGAACGCGCAGGATCTCGCGTCAATCTGGGGCGAGATCAAGACGGAACTCGAGGAACACGACGCCGAACTCGTCGATTCGTACGCCGCGCTCGGCGGCCACGACTTTCTCGTCATCTTCGAGGCGGACGACCGCGAGGGCGGGTTCAAGTCGGCGCTGACGTTCCGCCGGCACGGGCTGCGGGGCCAGACGATGGAACTCGTCCACACCGACGATTTCTCGCAGTTGGTCGACGAAATCTAACCCGGCGAGGCGTCTCACCGGATCGTCGGTAGTCGAGGCAAGTCTCGAGTCGTCGAAAACGGAAATTCGTGGGCTGTTCGATGGCCGTTGCTCGGGTCGGCTTATCGAATCTTCTCGCCGACTTCAGCGTCGCCGTGAGTCGTCAGCAGGTCGGCCTCCTCGCCGGCCGCGAGGATCATGCCGTTGGACTCGACGCCGAACAGTTCGGCTTTTTCCATGTTCGCCAGCAGCACGCACTTCTCGCCGGGCAGTTCGTCGAGGTCGTGGAGTTGCTTGATGCCCGCGACGATCTGTCGGGTCTCGAAACCGATGTCGACCTCGAGGCGCGCGAGGTCGTCCGCGCCCTCGATGCCCTCGGCGGCCTCGATGCGGCCCACGCGGATGTCCAGTTCCTGGAAGTCGTCGAAGCTGATGCGCTCGTCTGCGAGCGGCTCGAGGTCGTCTGCGTCTGCCATGTCACCGGATTCGTCCGCGGCGGTGTCGTCGCTTTCGGTTTCTTCGTTCTCGTCCTCGTCCCCGTCTTCAGCCTCGGCGACGCGCTCCGCGAGCTTCTCGTTGAGTTCCGCGACGCGGTCGTCCTCGATCTTCTCGAAGAGTTCGCCGGGTTCCTCGAAGTTCCGCGGCGGGGCCTCGAGCGCGTCCTCGAGGAGGGCGTCGCTCACGTCGCCGTCCTCGCCGAGCTGTTCCCAGAGATTCTGGGCCTTGTCGGGTGCGATCGGCTCTAAGAGGACGCCGACGGCCTTGGCGATCTGGACGCAGTCGCGGATGACCTGCGCGGCTTCCCCGGGCTCCTCGTCGGTGAGCTTCCAGGGCTCGTTGCGCTGGATGTACTCGTTGCCGAACTGGGCGAGTTCGACGGCGGCCTGGCCGATGCCGCGGAGGTCGTAGTCGTTGACGGCTGCGCGAGTGGCGGCGATGGCGTCCTGGATGCGCTCGTGGACCTCCTCGGAGACGTCTGCCTCCGGGGTACCCTCGTAGTTTCGGTAGGCAAAGAGCAGCGAGCGGTACCAGAAGTTGCCCACCGTGCCCACGAGTTCGCCGTTGACCTTCTCCTGGAAGGCGTCCCAGGAGAAGTCGACGTCCTGCTGGAGGCCGCCGGTCGTCGTCAGGTAGTACCGCAGCAGGTCGGGGTGGAACCCTTCCTCGAGGTACTCCTTGGCCCAGATCGCACGATTTC is drawn from Halopiger aswanensis and contains these coding sequences:
- a CDS encoding YciE/YciF ferroxidase family protein, producing the protein MMERQRDLFARTLQELYHIEQELEELQSGLAEAATDEDLEEFYMAHSERTTEQLGRLEPLFDATEIEIEPGVADNAALEGLRTEREELVQDTQDPVVGDLVEAELGRAIERLEITKLETLLELADRMELPDEIVDPLEQTKAEAENGLEELEELTAAA
- a CDS encoding DUF7312 domain-containing protein, with amino-acid sequence MADDDSGDRDASGGDDAQWDRSSAWDDTDTWGTDSSGRSDSDSGADGDTDADASLEDEDGSEPGPESEPDDRIPIDLSRDRDEADGSTDTGAGAAANEDESYEPEPNSTPVEPGDPELENVVFVVIGALAMLLVIARLASLPL
- the pyk gene encoding pyruvate kinase, producing MRNAKIVCTLGPASSDRRTIRELADAGMSVARLNASHGSPEDRAELVDRVRDVDEERDEPVAVMLDTQGPEIRTAPLPEGETVPLETGSEIEFVEGDEASSDRVGLSLPIDEVEEGDRILLDDGLIETTVIGRDGDAIRARVDTGGELAGRKGVNVPGVDLDLDVVTEKDRRDLELAAEKEVDFVAASFVRDAEDVYEVSEVLEEFDAEIPIISKIERAGAVENLDEIMEASYGIMVARGDLGVECPMEDVPMIQKRIIRQCREAGLPVITATEMLDSMVHARRPTRAEASDVANAVLDGTDAVMLSAETAVGDHPAEVVDAMDSIIREVEASGEYAELLEQRVPAAGEARTDALARSARFLARDIGADAVVAATESGYTALKTAKYRPGVPVVASTPSHEVRRRLALSWGVTPLYARVSDQGAGAVVEKAVQAALSAGVAESGDTVVVLCGMMTELEGANTTNMLKVHVAAEALTTGRVVVEGRATGPLVHLTDGDLSDVPDGAIVAVPSDFDEEFEGDLEKIAGIIDAQRGMTGYPSLVAREMDLPMISGADVSEEAEGQTVTIDAERGVVYGGDIGDRAAQERADPLE
- a CDS encoding GYD domain-containing protein, with product MPTYVSLIDVEDRTVQNAQDLASIWGEIKTELEEHDAELVDSYAALGGHDFLVIFEADDREGGFKSALTFRRHGLRGQTMELVHTDDFSQLVDEI
- the metG gene encoding methionine--tRNA ligase, coding for MSTHNDDFPTDNPAVVTCGLPYANGDLHIGHLRGYIGADAFNRALQTLGQETAYVCGSDMHGTPVAVNAEQEGVDPEDFALEWHEQYAETFPKFNVEFDNYGHTHDETNTELTQEIVRTLDEEGYIYEKEIQVAYDPDADQYLPDRYVEGTCPYCGEKARGDECDEGCQRHLEPGEVEDPTSTITGNPAEYRERTHKFFEVSEFADFLTEFLDGLEGTSNARNQPRQWIEDGLQDWCITRDMDWGIDYPTAEDEDESDLVLYVWVDAPIEYVASTKQYSERVGTDEYDWEQVWTDDGEIVHIIGRDIIQHHTIFWPAMLEGAGYNKPRGIAATGFITINGKGLSTSRNRAIWAKEYLEEGFHPDLLRYYLTTTGGLQQDVDFSWDAFQEKVNGELVGTVGNFWYRSLLFAYRNYEGTPEADVSEEVHERIQDAIAATRAAVNDYDLRGIGQAAVELAQFGNEYIQRNEPWKLTDEEPGEAAQVIRDCVQIAKAVGVLLEPIAPDKAQNLWEQLGEDGDVSDALLEDALEAPPRNFEEPGELFEKIEDDRVAELNEKLAERVAEAEDGDEDENEETESDDTAADESGDMADADDLEPLADERISFDDFQELDIRVGRIEAAEGIEGADDLARLEVDIGFETRQIVAGIKQLHDLDELPGEKCVLLANMEKAELFGVESNGMILAAGEEADLLTTHGDAEVGEKIR